A single region of the Halobellus ruber genome encodes:
- a CDS encoding flippase gives MDLAKSITKLFGAKLLSSIISFVGLAFFARELGASELGTFFLFQAAVGILKLPANFGINGALEKRISGSNQPGIFLSTAIFLKFLPLTLISIAIFAFREVINEYVGTTVGVSLIAGLIAAEAYQMVMHLLRGELDVSRSADLVLLRRMLWIAFGVTSISILNYKANGLIYAWILATVCAFISGIYLKSTSTGYPSWSKARSLFSFAKFDVISGAGSVLFNWLDVLIIGLVLSQAEVGAYETAWRLASVTILLGIAVRNSMFPQVSVWHNEGNWDKISSTVSNMITASLFFVIPSFVGVAILSEELLGLIFGEEFVLASTALSILVAQKMFQAINQVIGRTLQATGSADLAAYAMIGGALVNIMLNIILVPTYGLEGAALATFFSYLCMTTIRVHFFKRYISMSPDWTGLGWLTLSSAAMGLAVWVATLVVVPNSLFKLATVVSVGVTVYFVVVLASERMRARAVKQIMDI, from the coding sequence ATGGACTTGGCAAAGTCTATTACCAAGCTATTCGGCGCAAAACTCCTATCTTCGATTATATCATTTGTCGGGCTTGCGTTCTTTGCACGGGAGTTGGGAGCAAGCGAGCTTGGTACATTTTTTTTGTTCCAAGCTGCTGTTGGCATACTAAAATTGCCCGCAAATTTTGGAATTAATGGCGCACTGGAAAAGAGAATCAGCGGAAGCAATCAGCCAGGGATTTTCCTATCTACAGCTATCTTCTTAAAATTTCTACCGCTGACATTGATCTCAATAGCTATTTTTGCTTTTCGTGAGGTTATAAATGAATATGTTGGCACAACAGTTGGGGTATCTCTGATTGCTGGACTAATTGCCGCGGAAGCATATCAGATGGTTATGCATCTATTACGTGGTGAATTAGATGTCTCCAGATCTGCCGATCTCGTGCTACTTAGGAGGATGTTGTGGATAGCTTTTGGGGTAACTAGTATATCGATTTTAAATTACAAGGCAAATGGTCTAATATACGCCTGGATACTAGCTACAGTGTGCGCATTCATATCTGGGATTTATTTAAAATCCACTTCTACTGGATATCCATCTTGGTCAAAAGCACGGTCACTATTCAGTTTTGCTAAGTTTGATGTTATCTCGGGTGCTGGATCAGTTTTGTTCAACTGGCTTGATGTACTTATAATAGGACTTGTATTGAGTCAGGCAGAGGTGGGCGCGTACGAAACCGCTTGGAGACTTGCATCCGTGACCATACTCCTCGGTATTGCAGTGCGCAACAGTATGTTTCCTCAAGTTAGTGTATGGCATAATGAAGGTAATTGGGACAAAATATCAAGTACTGTGAGTAATATGATAACTGCCTCACTTTTTTTCGTCATTCCATCGTTCGTCGGTGTTGCCATATTGTCGGAAGAATTATTAGGATTAATTTTCGGCGAGGAATTTGTATTAGCTTCTACAGCATTGTCAATTCTAGTTGCTCAGAAGATGTTTCAAGCTATAAATCAAGTTATTGGTAGAACTTTGCAAGCAACCGGTTCCGCAGATCTAGCCGCCTATGCTATGATAGGTGGCGCATTGGTCAATATTATGTTGAATATCATATTAGTTCCCACATATGGGCTAGAGGGTGCTGCGCTAGCCACGTTCTTTTCTTATCTATGTATGACGACGATCAGAGTTCATTTCTTCAAAAGATATATTTCTATGAGTCCGGATTGGACTGGGCTAGGCTGGTTAACCCTTTCATCAGCAGCAATGGGATTAGCCGTATGGGTTGCTACTCTTGTAGTT